A region of Lycium barbarum isolate Lr01 chromosome 3, ASM1917538v2, whole genome shotgun sequence DNA encodes the following proteins:
- the LOC132632587 gene encoding elongation factor Tu, chloroplastic, with product MASISATTATATTCSTKLINPSTNNTLKPSKLILSSSFTPKFSTLFLHSPTTHHQQHRFTLRAARGKFERKKPHVNIGTIGHVDHGKTTLTAALTMALASLGNSAPKKYDEIDAAPEERARGITINTATVEYETENRHYAHVDCPGHADYVKNMITGAAQMDGAILVCSGADGPMPQTKEHILLAKQVGVPNMVVFLNKQDQVDDEELLQLVELEVRELLSSYEFPGDDIPIVSGSALLALEALMANPSIKRGENQWVDKIYELMDNVDSYIPIPQRQTELPFLMAIEDVFSITGRGTVATGRVERGTVRIGDTVDIVGLRDTRSTTVTGVEMFQKILDEAMAGDNVGLLLRGIQKIDIQRGMVLAKPGSITPHTKFEAIVYVLKKEEGGRHSPFFSGYRPQFYMRTTDVTGKVTSITTDKGEESKMVMPGDRVNLVVELIMPVACEQGMRFAIREGGKTVGAGVIQKIIE from the coding sequence ATGGCTTCAATTTCAGCAACAACTGCCACCGCCACCACTTGTTCAACTAAACTCATAAACCCTTCAACTAACAATACCCTTAAACCCTCCAAACTTATCCTGTCCTCTTCTTTTACCCCAAAATTCTCAACCCTTTTCCTCCACTCACCCACCACCCACCACCAACAACACCGCTTCACTCTCCGCGCTGCACGTGGCAAATTCGAAAGAAAAAAACCCCACGTCAACATTGGCACTATTGGCCACGTGGACCATGGTAAAACCACACTTACTGCTGCTTTAACCATGGCGCTTGCCTCTTTAGGTAACTCCGCCCCGAAAAAATACGATGAAATTGATGCTGCCCCCGAAGAACGTGCCCGTGGTATTACAATAAACACTGCTACAGTTGAATATGAAACCGAAAATCGACATTATGCACACGTGGACTGCCCTGGCCATGCTGATTATGTTAAGAATATGATTACAGGTGCTGCCCAAATGGATGGAGCTATACTTGTTTGTTCAGGTGCTGATGGTCCAAtgccacaaacaaaagaacataTTTTGCTGGCTAAACAAGTTGGTGTTCCTAATATGGTTGTGTTCTTGAATAAACAAGATCAGGTTGATGATGAAGAGCTACTTCAGCTTGTTGAGTTGGAGGTAAGAGAGCTTTTGTCTAGTTATGAGTTTCCTGGTGATGATATTCCTATTGTTTCGGGTTCTGCTTTATTGGCATTAGAGGCGTTGATGGCGAATCCTAGTATTAAGAGAGGTGAAAATCAATGGGTTGATAAGATTTATGAGTTAATGGATAATGTTGATAGTTATATCCCTATTCCACAAAGACAAACTGAGTTGCCTTTCTTGATGGCTATTGAAGATGTGTTTTCGATTACTGGTAGAGGTACGGTGGCGACTGGGAGAGTAGAGAGAGGGACTGTTAGGATCGGAGATACGGTTGATATTGTAGGATTGAGGGATACGAGGAGTACTACTGTTACCGGGGTTGAGATGTTTCAGAAGATTTTGGATGAAGCAATGGCTGGAGATAATGTGGGGTTATTGTTGAGAGGTATTCAGAAGATTGATATTCAGAGAGGAATGGTGTTGGCAAAACCTGGAAGTATTACTCCTCACACAAAGTTTGAAGCTATTGTGTATGTGTTGAAGAAGGAAGAGGGTGGTAGGCATTCCCCCTTTTTTTCAGGGTACAGGCCTCAGTTTTACATGAGGACTACTGATGTGACTGGGAAAGTTACTTCGATAACGACTGACAAAGGAGAGGAATCTAAGATGGTTATGCCTGGTGATCGTGTGAACTTGGTGGTTGAGCTCATTATGCCTGTGGCTTGTGAGCAAGGGATGAGATTTGCTATTAGGGAAGGAGGAAAGACTGTTGGAGCTGGTGTTATTCAGAAAATTATTGAGTGA
- the LOC132632588 gene encoding protein DEHYDRATION-INDUCED 19 homolog 5-like isoform X3 yields the protein MDVDFWAARINSARHLSAVQTNRLSNYADTLSNVDNTEGEEDVRAWFPCPFCYVEIEVQVLCSHLQEEHCFDFKNAVCPICAATLGKDPLGHFTMQHAQSVKRRRKYPKSGFWNNATAISGKDPHEINSLFCTNLMVGRYNVQEPAPDPLLLPFLCRMTPDPKDGIQDKSPGSVAAAPDVESKLPICDPALEEQYEEKRQRAAFIQELIASTIF from the exons ATGGATGTGGACTTTTGGGCTGCAAGAATAAATTCAGCTAGGCATCTCTCTGCTGTACAAACAAACAGGCTCAGCAATTATG CAGATACTCTCTCAAATGTGGATAATACTGAAGGAGAAGAGGATGTAAGAGCCTGGTTCCCCTGCCCTTTCTGTTATGTAGAAATTGAAGTGCAGGTGCTTTGCAGCCATTTGCAAGAAGAGCATTGCTTTGATTTCAAAAACGCG GTTTGTCCCATATGTGCTGCAACTTTAGGTAAAGATCCTCTGGGGCATTTTACAATGCAGCATGCACAATCAGTAAAG AGGAGGAGAAAATACCCGAAGTCAGGCTTTTGGAATAATGCTACTGCAATAAGTGGCAAGGATCCTCATGAAATAAATTCGCTCTTCTGCACAAATTTAATGGTTGGTCGCTACAACGTACAAGAACCTGCTCCTGATCCCCTTTTGCTGCCATTTCTCTGTCGCATGACTCCTGATCCTAAAGATGGTATACAAGATAAGTCTCCTGGTAGTGTTGCTGCTGCTCCTGATGTAGAAAG CAAGCTGCCAATATGTGATCCAGCTCTGGAAGAACAGTATGAAGAGAAAAGGCAAAGAGCTGCATTTATTCAAGAGCTTATTGCTTCAACTATCTTCTAA
- the LOC132632588 gene encoding protein DEHYDRATION-INDUCED 19 homolog 5-like isoform X1, whose protein sequence is MDVDFWAARINSARHLSAVQTNRLSNYADTLSNVDNTEGEEDVRAWFPCPFCYVEIEVQVLCSHLQEEHCFDFKNAVCPICAATLGKDPLGHFTMQHAQSVKRRRKYPKSGFWNNATAISGKDPHEINSLFCTNLMVGRYNVQEPAPDPLLLPFLCRMTPDPKDGIQDKSPGSVAAAPDVESSKLPICDPALEEQYEEKRQRAAFIQELIASTIF, encoded by the exons ATGGATGTGGACTTTTGGGCTGCAAGAATAAATTCAGCTAGGCATCTCTCTGCTGTACAAACAAACAGGCTCAGCAATTATG CAGATACTCTCTCAAATGTGGATAATACTGAAGGAGAAGAGGATGTAAGAGCCTGGTTCCCCTGCCCTTTCTGTTATGTAGAAATTGAAGTGCAGGTGCTTTGCAGCCATTTGCAAGAAGAGCATTGCTTTGATTTCAAAAACGCG GTTTGTCCCATATGTGCTGCAACTTTAGGTAAAGATCCTCTGGGGCATTTTACAATGCAGCATGCACAATCAGTAAAG AGGAGGAGAAAATACCCGAAGTCAGGCTTTTGGAATAATGCTACTGCAATAAGTGGCAAGGATCCTCATGAAATAAATTCGCTCTTCTGCACAAATTTAATGGTTGGTCGCTACAACGTACAAGAACCTGCTCCTGATCCCCTTTTGCTGCCATTTCTCTGTCGCATGACTCCTGATCCTAAAGATGGTATACAAGATAAGTCTCCTGGTAGTGTTGCTGCTGCTCCTGATGTAGAAAG CAGCAAGCTGCCAATATGTGATCCAGCTCTGGAAGAACAGTATGAAGAGAAAAGGCAAAGAGCTGCATTTATTCAAGAGCTTATTGCTTCAACTATCTTCTAA
- the LOC132632588 gene encoding protein DEHYDRATION-INDUCED 19 homolog 5-like isoform X2, whose product MDVDFWAARINSARHLSAVQTNRLSNYDTLSNVDNTEGEEDVRAWFPCPFCYVEIEVQVLCSHLQEEHCFDFKNAVCPICAATLGKDPLGHFTMQHAQSVKRRRKYPKSGFWNNATAISGKDPHEINSLFCTNLMVGRYNVQEPAPDPLLLPFLCRMTPDPKDGIQDKSPGSVAAAPDVESSKLPICDPALEEQYEEKRQRAAFIQELIASTIF is encoded by the exons ATGGATGTGGACTTTTGGGCTGCAAGAATAAATTCAGCTAGGCATCTCTCTGCTGTACAAACAAACAGGCTCAGCAATTATG ATACTCTCTCAAATGTGGATAATACTGAAGGAGAAGAGGATGTAAGAGCCTGGTTCCCCTGCCCTTTCTGTTATGTAGAAATTGAAGTGCAGGTGCTTTGCAGCCATTTGCAAGAAGAGCATTGCTTTGATTTCAAAAACGCG GTTTGTCCCATATGTGCTGCAACTTTAGGTAAAGATCCTCTGGGGCATTTTACAATGCAGCATGCACAATCAGTAAAG AGGAGGAGAAAATACCCGAAGTCAGGCTTTTGGAATAATGCTACTGCAATAAGTGGCAAGGATCCTCATGAAATAAATTCGCTCTTCTGCACAAATTTAATGGTTGGTCGCTACAACGTACAAGAACCTGCTCCTGATCCCCTTTTGCTGCCATTTCTCTGTCGCATGACTCCTGATCCTAAAGATGGTATACAAGATAAGTCTCCTGGTAGTGTTGCTGCTGCTCCTGATGTAGAAAG CAGCAAGCTGCCAATATGTGATCCAGCTCTGGAAGAACAGTATGAAGAGAAAAGGCAAAGAGCTGCATTTATTCAAGAGCTTATTGCTTCAACTATCTTCTAA